The Eretmochelys imbricata isolate rEreImb1 chromosome 4, rEreImb1.hap1, whole genome shotgun sequence sequence GAGAGACAAGATCAACAGGTTTTTAATCCCTGCTCTCTGTATATGACAATAGTGCCGCTTGAAATGGACAGTTTCACAAGTGTCTGCATTCTTACAAGGCCTGTTAAAGCATTGGGAATGAGCGCCAAATGCCAAagctgtattttattattatttttttgctttattCTCCCCGAAACTGTCACCTAAAATGTGTAAAATAATAATGAGGAGGACGATGCAAcagaataatataaaaatatcctcataACGTGCTCATGCATCTTGCTGAGCCATGCACAAAACTGCAAGCCGTTAATTATTATTAGATTCTCACCGCCCTGAATTAAATATGATTCATTAGAATGTAATAACAGGTGCAAAGTCATCTCTTTTGCCAGCAGCGCTAGCGTTCATTGAGCTAGGAAACTCATTTTGTTGTGCTAAAGGCTCCTGCTCGCCCGGCTGGTTGTAAATCGGACTACATGTTGGATAGCGGTTTTGtgcgtggggggtggggagcccgaGACACAGATTCCTGGAACGTAAAAGTTGCACTTTGCTTCACTAATTTGTTCCTGCCAATACATAAGGTGGAAAGCTGCCTCGCTGGTATTTACTTTGGAAGACAGCGCTCTGATCGAATACAAACGGAGAAAGACTCCACCGCTAAACACTAGTGCAGGGCATCTGCAGCGTGGAATGCACTGGGGTGTTTCCCTCTATTTCTGATGTTGGCAAGAAGTAAACAAACAAGCTTGGCTGGAAACCTCAAGAAGCAAAATCCTGTGAGCTaaaagtaaagatttttttttttaaatcccgtCCCATTGCATCCGCATTCCAGCTGGCGGACTGGACTTTAGATAGAGTTTGGAAAGCACGGCGATGATTGCACCCAACTCGAGAGCAGGATGGCTCCTAGCCGTCTGATCTGACGTCAACATGTCTCTAGGCTCTTGCTGCAAGATAGAGGGAGCAGAAATGGGGGAGGGCGGGCTGTAATCACTCCCAGATGTCTCTAATAGCAGATATAAAGACGTATCTAGTGCCTAAGAATAAATTTGTAATCAGGGCTCTACAATCTGATCATCAAAGCAACAAAATTTTTGGAGGAAAATGGGGGGAAACATCATACTGCGTTTGGGGGAAGTAGGGGGAAGGGCCACAAAGACTTCCCAGAAAGCAACAGGCCTTTCGAATCCAAATGCTTTGTAGAATTTATGTGAATATATAATTCAGATAACAACTCCGCTTTAATCTCTATTATACTGTGCAAGCTAAAACAGCTGAGCAGTAATTGGccaattagaaatggaaaagattggAGCTGGTTTTGAAGGGGAACATATTTCATAGCCTGCAAAAAATGATAAACCCTAGTTATTACAGAGTGGATTATAGTTGCAGAAATGTGGGATTCGCTTCCTTTCGATCACTTAATGAAGGATTTTTTCTGGTAGGGTTGAGGGTAGAAggatttaaaatatgttttcaggCGCAAAAGATAATATTTTATATCATTAAAATGATGCAGCGTCATCGTGGGGCTCCTGCTTCATGTTTGTTCTCTGAAACAGCAATCTTGGTGCTTTGCACATTTACATCTGGAAGTTTCAGCTGTCGGGTATCCACAACCTTTATAGAAAGGCCCCATTACACCTATCTTTGACGCCATCTTTGAAAATGATAAATTAACCTTACTTATCTACTGGGAGATTGGGCACTGTAAACTGATAGGTGAAAAGTCGGTTATTCATATtctctcctccttcttcccccagGAAAACATAGATTTTTGGAAATCTAACAGCATGGAGTGTTGATAAAACAACCAAAAATGACAGCCAGGACTCCAAAAAGAGCGGTATCAACTATCTTCATCATCACCGGATGCATAAAACCTGAAGACTCCCACTACCATTTctgctacttaaaaatcaaggaGCTTCCTCTTTAATATCCAGACTCAATACTATTACATCAGAATACCCTCAGTGATGTCATGTTTACATACTTTCCAAAGTCATTTGAATAGTAGAAAACATAGGCTTTGCACCCCCCATTGTGCAAATGCTttgaaaaacatgaaaaatgttaTCTAAGAGTAAGGTTCAAGAACAATTATATCACATACTAGACCTAATCTatcctgcagagagagagggggagaggatcTATCAATAAATCCAAACTAACGCTACTAATATGTATACCATTAAAACAGAAAACCGTTTCCATTCCTACATTTGAACCAGCCATGAATTCCCTTGTTTCAATTCCACTGTAATACTTAAGCTTTTAGGACACTTATtctcaataaaaatataaaatgtgccATGCCCCCATCCATTTGTTATTATCTGAATCACAAGAAAAGTGTTaggacaaattctgctcccacttacaCCCACGAAAGGGCCCGATCGACCCTAccgaagtcaatgaaagttttgctattgacttcagcgaAATCAGGATCAGGCTTtctaaatctggagtaactccacacactatggatttacatcagtgtaattgagagcagaatctgcTCCATCAAATATTATCTCAAAACTACTTATTAGAGTTTCTAGCTTAAACACGACCTTTTACGTTTAATTTTAAGAATCATTAATGGTATATTTCCATgttattttacattaaaattacGTCCTATAAACGCTTAATCACCCAGTAGTCCAAATGAATTCAGTAGGACTACTGGAGAGAGAATAATTACTCACGTGAGTAAGAGTTTGTAGAATCTGGAGTGGAGCAAAGGGAGACAACCTTAAAGTAAGGTATTTTTGTTTCTcatcaaaagaaaaaaggaaagttgTTTTTGAGGCAGAGGACACAGATAACGTTGTGAATTCATTTCCCAAAACAACCCAGGTAGAGCTATTATTTAAAAATGAGGTATATAAAATATTGTATAAATACTGAAAATGTTCACAGAACTTTTAGTTTGGCAAATTATAATTATAGAGTTTGACTTTACACCTCTGTCCTTATTCTTAACTTTTCCTCTCAGATTACCTGTAGAACAGTATGGAAAGGCCTCGCAATTATTAACTAGCAAGAGTACGCTGATATTTTCCCATTACCATCTGTTCATAAGTGCCTTTATATCAGCGAACAGTCTGTGTCACTGAGTAGTTATCAAGGAGGGCAGACGTGGAATATATGAGGAGGCAAATATGTTTAGTAATGACCTTAGGAACCTAGATAcagtttcttttaaaactctttcccagagagctggctgtatGGCTGTGGAAAAGCTTCTGGTTCACCATTCAGAATGTTATCAGGCACACAGCTCCTTTAGGAGATGTGGGGCCACGGCACACTGACATCCCAATCTACCATCAATTTACCTTCCACCGCCCTGCTTCCCCATTTAGCTTTTAACGTCAAAACCTACATTTTTGTCGGCTCCGGCCTGTCTAGGGCTCTTGTGATTTAGCTCCAGGAATGATTGCTCCTGAGAAAATGGCAACATCCTCATTACCAAGCAATTAAAATAGATCCCTTTTAGCGGGTCCAAGGGTGCAGCCAGTTTGAGAAATGAAATGCAAAGGGAGAGTTAATTTTCCTTGTATAGGAAAAGCCAAAAAGGCTACTATCTTCACAATGGCATCCTGAATCTGCCAGAGAGGCGCTGGGCTATGATGTAGCCAGAtacagattgcagcccctttgtGGCGCTGGAAGTAAAAGGAAGCTGTTTTCCTGAACAAGGAAAAGGACAGACCACAAAGAAAAAGCAGTTTTAAAGAGTATTTTCACTAGTGCCTAATGCAGCTAGACTGCCCTAGCTCCGTGTTTCTAAACGACTGGCTTGTgcttaaaaatcacaaattaaaCGCGTATTACGTATTAAACACACAGCCAGTGGTACGAGGATTCAGTTGATCGATAAAAACAACCGGGTATTTGCAGACAAACAGTTACCGGTGAATACCTCTTTAATCTGGAGTTGTAATTAGTAGCATCTCGAAAAGTCCCCCACTTTAATAGCTGCACCATTGGAGCCTTTAACCTACCTTGGTAACATTAGCAACGTCAAACACAAATGGAGCAGGGGGAGATCTTCCACTATCGACTGGAAAGCtagcagggaaggaaaagaaaacaaaagggagactcttctCTCGAAGTGTTATAAACAAAGGCAAGTGTCTGTAAACATAACCCTACGCCCAAACACAAACCCAGGCTGCCTGACCCGAAGGGAGAAAGGGCACATCACTTTTGCTTAGTTGTTCTAACCCTTCAACCTTCCTATTGTCAGAAAGACTGGCAAACGGTGTAAGGGCTCTCTTATCTTTTTATGGGCAATTGCAAATCTACCTACTCTTATTGTCAGAGCTGGCCACAAGCCACTTAATTAGGCACTACCATAAAGGAAGGAGAGTAGGTATATATCCCTGTACCTTGTAAGATAGCCAGATTGATTTAGGTTACCTTCGTCCAAGAGTCCTGAGGCCACAAAAATATTAAACTGAGGTTTACAGTACAGATAGAAACCATTTTCCATCATCCCTGAAAGCTTCCTTAGGTAAACCGCTTGTTTAAAAGCTTAACAGTTTACAAGGCTGGATTTCTAGGTGTAAATATAGTAGGAAGTGTCCCTCGGAACGCTGCAATACGCTCAACATTTGCTTTGGTTGGACTGGCAAGGTGAATAGTCAATTTCGAGGAGCGGTGATGGACAAAGATGGTAGTTTTTAACTGTTCAGATACAAAGGATGGAAGATGGGACTGAGGGAAGCAATTTTACGCATTAAAAGCAAAGGGGCCAAATGGCAGGCAGTTGCTAGCCTGGAGACAggagaggattaaaaaaaaaaaaaagtgttcaatGTGGCAGATTGGAAACGTGCAGCCCAGGAGAATTTTGGGAACCACAAAGTTAATATTAAGTTCACTGCATCTCATTGTAAATCTTGTttttccctcccaaatcccttGCCTTGTTCACTATTTCTTACTTGACGTAAAATTACCCTTTACATCATCACTTATAGCAAAGCCTCCTTTGCGGACCCTCAGCCCAAGCCCATTGAGGTAGCTGGAATCAAAGTCTTCTCTATATAACCCTATACAACATCTTTCTCGTTCCAGGCTTTGCGTGCAGTCACCTTGGGAAAACAAATAACTAGCTCTGGCTGCAGGAAATAAGCGCCAAGAAAGATTTAATCAATTCACAACACTTCTCTCTCCCTCACGCACAGTTTTAAATTACAATTTAATATCTAAACTCCTAAAATTATATTTCAAGTGACTCGTGTTTCAAGAGCTCTTATTAATGTAGGATTTTGTCTTTTTTAGGAAAACATGCATATCAGTAATTACTTCTGATTTGACCAAGGTTTGTACCTATGTCCACTGCTCGTTAGCATTAAATCTCATGCCTGGAAAACACTACCACAAGGAATTTATATTTAGCGtaactgtatttttttcccctttaacacGCGCACTGCTGGTGagatctcccccccgccccgccacctTTCACTCGATgacttgcttaaaaataaacttagaGGCAATCTTTATAATTTAGTTTACTTCCGAATATCTTAAATATTATGAAAACTATAACAACgttgttatttaaaaacatttgaggtataaaacataaaaagattttttttgtaaaaaacacacacagtggTTTATTGAATACTTACAACGTTTACACCTTCAATATTAATTAAACTCCACTTTTTTCGCCCTTAACGACGGAAGTGCACATAACAAATAGCtgctgaaaacattttcaaatactgAACGACCACAACAAAATTACCATAGTAAATACCAAGCCAACTGAAACATTGGTGCAACTGTTTCTGTTGAAATATAATTTTATAATCCCATGAATATTTATATCCAAAAGGCCAAGTATTAAAGATACACTTCACATACACACTAATGCCAGGGAGtcttttcctccctttcttttctatttttcccGTGTGTTCTATACAAACAGAGAAGTAACATTCACGAAACTATTGAGACGACATTACCCCTTACCAAGCTGGAGTTTCCTCTTCATATTAAAATATGGAATGCTTTTCTTCGAATATCcacattttggggggtgggggagaaattgCACATAAATAAACTGGATGATTCCAAATACAAAAAGTCCTCAGATCAAATCTCTCTAATGAGTCTAGGAGATTTCCTTGAGTCCTTCAGTCTTGCAGCGCTCACTGCTTGAGCTCCAAAGCCCAGACATGTTGCGGCCAGCCAGTCCTCCCTTTGGTTTTCTTATCGTTGCTGCTAACTGTGCTTTTCAATATTTCATTCTGGGAAGACAGCGtgcaaaaaaagagagaaacaaagcagAAGTTTAGAAATTATATTCCTTTACCTCTTAGGTAACCTCCGCCACCCACTCCTTGTCTTCTTCCCCCTCAGAAGAGGGAAATCTAAAGCTGGCGATAGACATCTACAAAGATCTatgcaggctcctgcagaggcCTCCAAGCTACAGGACAAACTTTCGGCTAGAAAGCTTGACAAACAAACGCCTGTTTACGTGCTTTTCGTAGAAAGCTGCGGGTACTTTAAAACACCAACACCACCACACCAATTTATATGTTTCATTATTTGCAAAATAGAGACCGTGCTGTTGTTTTGCACTGATCGCGTTCGTGGCAAACCCTCAGTGCAAGAGCGGCTCAtttccaaatgtaaacaaaccttcTTCGGTTTAAAAAGCCACCTACAGCACCAGTCATTCTTCAGGGTTAAGCGGCCCTCCCCGTCAGATCTCAGGAgtgtatattttatttcaaatataaattacatttatatATCATATGATATACAGACACACTTGAGGTTTTAGTGGAACGGTAATTTATAAGAAGACCCGAATTACAAGTAGGTCAATGATAACCATTCTATCTAATGTCAGCATTCCACTAAATAACAGCATTGTGAATATATTATGAGAAGTGAACATCCATTCATATAAGGCCCGATCCTGTCGTGTTTACTGAGGTCAAATagctattgaaatcagtgggaattttgcctgagaaaACCATCAGGCCTACACCGACAGTTAACATCCACACAAAAAGTTACTTCGCCTTAAATtgaaagaaggaaagagaacAAAAACCCAATAACAAAAGCATAAATCACAATCAAGAATAATTTACAGTGAAACGGTGGGGCTGTGCATTATTTTGTCAAAACTGTGCTGGAGTTAAATTCAAGTGGTACATGCCTTCCCTGTGAGCAGTTTCTTTTATCTGAACAGATTGCAGGGTGCTTCTGCGCTATGAAAGGTTGCTTGTGTACAGGACAGAATTATTATTAGAAACTGTAATTCAAATAATACTGTGGGGGGAATGGAGCAGAGTAGGTACTGAAGGGATGCTAATGTAAAATAAAGGATACAAAACCATATTTTAAGATTAAGACATTTGTGTGCAGCTGCAAGGAATGGTTTAACTATTATAATCTGACCCAACACCCGATTTTGCTGCAGGCTATATcaattctgaaatatttcatcACACAGCAGATGCCAGTTTCCCACCCCAAATACATGTACATTTTAACATCACCCCCCCCCCGGTCACTTGGAACAGCTCCTGCACCGAAGTGAATTGAGTCTTCACTTCTCTTTGTCAGCGATAACACATATTATTATGGGTACATCCATTAATACAGATTATAGGTACACGTACATGTACACACCATATATCATACACAGAAACCCCGTAAACATTCATTCATCTCCATTAACCAAGGCACACAGTATACGTTACCTACATCAACTTCCCTACATGCAGCGCTAGTGTATTGGggcgtgtgtgtgttgtgtaaCACCATGATGTATTTCATTTGGGATACATTCTGTGGGATCTGGAATGGAGCCTGGCTGACCTAGCAGCCTCTCCCCAAGCCAGATGTGCCCAGCACGGCCGGAAGAAAGGACGAGCACAGAGTAATCCCTTGCAAACAACAGCAACAGCCTCCCCCCGTGGATGTACTGACCAgctctttcttcctcttctcctccttcacGTCTGTCTTCTTGATCTCTGCCTTGAAGGCCTCCGCCTCCCCGTTCTGATCGTCCTTGGCTAGCAGGTCCATGAGGTAGGCGATGTAGCTGGTGGCCAGGCGGAGGGTTTTGATCTTGGACAGCTTGGTGTCGGCGGGCACGTTGGGGATGCACTCCCGCAGCTCGGCGAAGGCGCTGTTGATGCTCTGAGTCCTACGCCTCTCCTTGCGGTTTGCCGTGCCCCGGCGCTTCACCGGCCGCGGCCCCCCGAGCCCGGGCGGCCCGCTGCCCGGCGGCCCCCCGCCGTAGTGGGAGTGGTCGATGCCCGGCGCGCCGCTGGCGTACTCGGGGCTGTAGGACAGGGCCATGCTGTAGTCGGGGGGCGACATCTCCGGGTGGCTGCTGATGAGCCAGCCGTGGAAGTAGGGGTTCTCTTCGTGGCCGCAGCggctggcggcggcggcggccgcggcGGCGGCGAAGGGGTAGCCCTCATGGTGCACCACGGGGTGGTGGGGGAAGCCCCCCACCAAACTCATCCCCGAGCCCAAGcgcaccccacccccgccccgggaCCAAGCCTCCCCCCTCCCGGCCCGCTGCCTCAACCCCCCCTTCGCCGCGGCCGCTCGCCCGCCTCTTCTCAGCGCCTCTCCGGCCGCCGGCTCCCCATAGGGCGCTGCAGAGTCCCGCTCAGAGCCAGCGCGCTCCCCTCTCGCCGGGCGGCAGGCGCGGGGCGCCCCCGGCCGCTCATGCGGTGCGTCTCCTCCGCGCGGGGCCTGGCGCTGCGGCTCGCCGACAAAATGGCTCGAGCCCCGCGCCGCCGCCTCCTCCGCGCCGCGGCCCCCGCCTCTGCCTTCACCGCCGCGGGGCTGCGTGACAGGCACCCGCCCTTCCTCCAGCAGCGCCCCCCCGCTGTCGGGCTCCGGCGCTGGCTGTGGGCATGAAAGGCTCCGGTAAGGTTCCGCTCCCCCTTGGCCGGGGGCTGCTCACTGGGAGCCCCGCGCATCCATCCCCCCGGCCTGAGCCGCTCCGCCCCGCTCGGGGGCACGGGCACGGGGCAGCCCGCCGGCCCGCAAGCCGCGCTTCCCCTGCCCCGGCTGCTGGCGATGCAGAGCAGgaaggaggcggcggcggcgatTCCCCCAGGCTTGGTGCTGCGCCGGGCACTGGCACAATTTCCCAGCACGATCTCCATGTACAGCTACATCTTTCGGGCAGCTCGTGTTAATATCTGTCGTCAGAGGCTTTCTCCGCCAATCCCGCgcggcaggggcggggcctccggCGCTGGGCAATAAAACTTTTTGATGTTCGCGTTGCTAATTGCCGAGCTCCTCTTTTAGGATTGGCTGCCCCTAATATAATTAAaaacaagagaggaaaaaaaaaaaaacttttatcaTGGAGGCAGAGGTTATTGCAAGTGTTTAGCAGATGCAGTACGGCAAaatcttctttttaaataaactcattaaaacaaaatattggagCATTTCAACCCAGGTACGGTATGTCGCCGagaattttgatggaaaaaaataGCGGCTCGGTCAGTTCAGTTATTGCTTTACAAAGTGCGTTGTGTGGATCGAGCAGAGGAAAACATAAAAACAGCTTCAGGAGGCACTTGCCGGTTAACCAATGGTGATGTACATACACCAGGAACACTTTAGCGTATTGTTGTAGCAGAACGCTTTCAGGCAGAGAGAAATGCAGTTATTATGGATAGGCAGTGGACATGAGTTGCAAGTACGAAAAGATTGGATCTGACTTTATAGCAATTGACTTCTAAAATAAGCAAACAATGGGGTCAGGGAGATGGTTTTCAAAGAATGAGTTGCTTTTAAATaagaagaataaaaacaaatcaaacgATTCTCTTCCAGCTTGCTGAGTTAATGTACATACCAGGACATGTATTCATCCGAACCAGTTATATGCCTGAAATCAGTTGCATGCTTGTTTAACTAGCCTGATTGGTAAGTAACCGAATATTTTTTACAGCATGTTCAGAGCTTATTTTCTAGTTTTTattaacaaatatataaatatcaCTCTGCATTCCTCCTTcaccaataaaaataataaaaaaaaaaaccaggcatCTGTGGAAAGCAGGTTTAGTTATCGAAAGGGAATAGTTAAAGGTTTGTTTAACAGTCAGGCCGGGAGGAAATCTATTAGATATTTAGCTATTTTGGTTTTGTTATCTTGAACACATTATAACGGGAAAATGAATCTCAGGTTGTAATTCACAGGGAAATTGGTAACTTGGAGGCGAGACTTGCGCCAAGAAATTGTTGTCGTCTTCAAATGCAGCAGAATATTACTAAATAGCTGTGAAATATCAAATACTCACCTTAGGTGTCTTGGCTACTGGATAGACTGCTTCAGTGTATATTAGAATGCAATACTACAATATAGTCAGTGTGGAAAACTGTGTCAACAGGAGCTGGTGGGTCGTAAATTAAGAAAGAGAGATAGAGATGCAGGAGTTTGCAAGGAGACGAGAGGAAACTCAGGTCCAATTGCTGCAAATGCTCAATATGATACCCTGAAGATTAAGATATATTTGGTTAAGCAACAGAAAACATGCACTTTGggagaaaacaacaaacaacccAAATGCTTCTTCCTGTGTATTGTTATTCCGAGGAGTAAAAGCGGAGTTAAACAAGAGCTGTTACATTACAAGAGCGTATTCAAGGGCTGCTTTCTAATTTCCACTATGGCAATAATGCAATATATTTGCAAACAAAGAAACAATAAGAAATGTAAAGAAGAAGCGTGCAGTATTTACGTTTGTTGGCACCATGCTCAGTTTGTTTAGCTTGTTTCTGCTCTACAATAATGAAATCAAGAACTGTCTTTCGAGTTAAAATTTGCATTGgcacaggcaggagaaaaggccaATTGAGACAAACAGAGGTGGTGTGAAAACTCACAGAACAGTGAATCCCAGTACATACATATGTTGTCCAATCGAGGAATACAGAGTTTAACCAAATATATACAGAGAACGATAAAAATTAAATGCATAGTTGATATAAATATAAGTATATGCATTGATATGTCTCTGGGTGCAAAACTGTATATGCAGTTCTATTCAAGGGTTCAAAACGTTTTTATATTTAAAGGCAGGATACTGAAAATGGTGGGCTCAAATTTTCAGTATTTGAAGGAAACAGTGTATGTACAATACTGGCACGTGAAAAATGACTGTGTGTTTAACATGCCAGTGTCGAAATAGATAGATTAAAAATACTGTTTGAATGTTGCAGTGATCCAGTCTCGTGATTTTCTTTAACGTTTTGCTACTTTGGGGTTGATTAAGTATTTTTGGTTTATGAGGAAGATAGCCCTGCAGAGGACGAATGGGTATATTTGTTTCtaaatctcccccctccccccacccccggttaaATTGTGTTTAATTGCAATGCCCTAGGAGCTTTTCAATGTAATTCTGACTGCGTTGTAATTGTGAAAGTTTCTGGTGAACCGCTACTATTGTCCCGATAACATCTCAAGTGATGAAAGAAACGGAAAACATGAGGCAGAGAAAAAGTAGTAAAAGATACTGATCTGAACCTCAGTCCACAAAGCTAACATCATTATTCCCTAATTATTTCTATCTAAAAGACTCGCTAAAGTTAAGCGCGGAACTggattttaaatacaaatttcCAGTACTTCTTTATATACAAGTTATAAAGTCTGTTTGAGAGCAAATGCAGCATGTGTGTTCTCAAATGTAAGTACTTATACAAACCCACCTATAATAGCTTGATTTGcaatattctttttctttctgaccaGCGCATATGAAATCTCTGCaactaaaatgaattttaaaaaaatatttcttagcTCAGTACGTTTCCTCTCATAAACATAAGTGATACACtgtattattactttttaaaagtaatactttgttttaaaacatcGGATTTCCTGATGTGTCACTGATTTAACTGCTAAAATGTTCGCAAGTCAGGCGGGCATCTTTATCTAAATGATAAACAGACCGATATTTACTAGCGCACTGTAAGTAAGATATCTTGGTGCATACAATGCTGAGTATGGCTTTGACTTTTCACATGTTTTTCGTCTCTTATTGTATTTCAGGAATAATGCAATAAATTAGGCTTCTGCATCCACCGGTTAAGTCTCTTCGAATTGGATGAGCAAGAAGAGCAAGAGACGAGAAAAGTCTCTTAGTAATATAGTGGAACTGAGTACATGGCATTTTGTCATGCACAGCTCAGCGGATGATCTGTGCCAGCAGGAGGAATCCTACGGAGGGCGCAGTTCAGCAGCAGCGTCTTCACCTTCCCTAAGTGCAGTAAGAAGTGCCAAGAAGTGTATCGCTATTTGCTTTACAAGACACTGTGCACCAGAATCTGCAGCCCAAAGAAGCAAAGCATCACAATTGTTTTTCAGTCCCAGTGTTTGTCACTGTAGTTCATCATATGTGCACACACGCTATAcctccccctttcctctcccaaacagccagagagcagctcaaacatttattttgcatcTATATTATTTGTCTTTCCCCCCGCCGGAAAAGATTCAAAGTGCACGACAGCGGttggaaaaacatttttcagcGTGGTCGTGTGTGATATTTTTGAAAGCAGTgagaattaaattaaatattttaaaaagagaagatagCTCACGGTTTTGTGAAAAATACTGATCTTTTCacatatttattttcttctgtttaCTCAAGATAAATAAAAGTAAACAGGCCTTAAGGGTTAGTGAAATTAAACA is a genomic window containing:
- the HAND2 gene encoding heart- and neural crest derivatives-expressed protein 2 — protein: MSLVGGFPHHPVVHHEGYPFAAAAAAAAASRCGHEENPYFHGWLISSHPEMSPPDYSMALSYSPEYASGAPGIDHSHYGGGPPGSGPPGLGGPRPVKRRGTANRKERRRTQSINSAFAELRECIPNVPADTKLSKIKTLRLATSYIAYLMDLLAKDDQNGEAEAFKAEIKKTDVKEEKRKKELNEILKSTVSSNDKKTKGRTGWPQHVWALELKQ